Proteins co-encoded in one Medicago truncatula cultivar Jemalong A17 chromosome 8, MtrunA17r5.0-ANR, whole genome shotgun sequence genomic window:
- the LOC11428616 gene encoding putative F-box protein At1g70960: MAAATHKLVSTAYISNDLAFSILSKLPLKSLKRFTCVKKSFSLLFESPDFMSMFRTNFISKHDENNENTLLILKERTQMIPFPYTFCTFAGDKLEDGERLDFPPPLIKGIQIEILGCASVNGTLCLYQGNYGNTKIVLWNPATTEFKVVPPSFQMYDNIELKTRPKAFGYDRVRYDYKLIRIAFYPSNFKGNWVEVPDKDSYLWDVDYDEYHTVWDRLVVEMNDPFWEIYSLKSNSWRKINAIEMSFNYWPDGHPVNLNEFCHMLGPSDDIVSFDFINEIFSTTPLPLDGSSNKSSFALGFSFPCFYALPTLEKY, translated from the coding sequence ATGGCTGCTGCAACACATAAGCTGGTGAGTACTGCTTACATTTCTAACGACCTTGCTTTCTCTATTCTTTCCAAATTGCCTCTTAAATCCCTCAAACGATTCACATgtgttaaaaaatcattttcccttTTGTTCGAAAGCCCTGATTTTATGAGCATGTTTCGCACCAATTTCATATCCAAACACGATGAGAACAACGAAAATACGCTTCTCATCCTAAAGGAAAGGACACAAATGATTCCCTTTCCCTACACCTTCTGCACATTTGCTGGTGACAAGTTGGAGGATGGGGAGAGATTAGATTTTCCACCTCCATTAATTAAGGGGATTCAAATTGAGATTTTAGGTTGTGCTAGTGTTAATGGCACTCTTTGTCTCTACCAAGGAAATTACGGTAACACAAAAATTGTGTTGTGGAATCCTGCTACCACAGAATTTAAGGTTGTTCCACCTAGCTTTCAAATGTATGACAACATTGAGTTGAAGACACGTCCTAAGGCATTTGGTTATGATCGTGTTAGATATGACTATAAGTTGATTCGCATTGCATTTTATCCCTCAAACTTTAAAGGTAATTGGGTTGAAGTACCTGATAAGGATAGCTATTTGTGggatgtggattatgatgagtATCACACTGTTTGGGATAGACTAGTGGTGGAGATGAATGACCCTTTCTGGGAGATATATAGCCTCAAAAGTAACTCTTGGAGGAAAATCAATGCCATTGAGATGAGTTTTAATTATTGGCCAGATGGCCATCCGGTGAACTTGAATGAATTTTGCCATATGTTAGGCCCATCTGATGATATTGTGTCATTTGACTTTATCAATGAGATATTCTCTACCACACCTTTACCCCTGGATGGCTCAAGCAACAAGTCTTCCTTTGCATTAGGATTCTCATTCCCATGTTTTTATGCGTTACCTACATTGGAAAAGTACTAA
- the LOC11434505 gene encoding disease resistance protein RUN1 — MLTSTRKKYDVFISFRGEDTRKNFTGKLHEALKKENIETYIDLYVKVGDEVGPMLIQAIHESQISVIVFSKNFVTSKWCLEELLHILECRKHHGQVVLPFYYETDPSNIVGLGKGSYEKAFARYERELMNNQCDDLTNPGKVSKWKAALVEVAAISARDSRHYSDDSQFIQCIVKDVLQTLSRLYPNELRDLIQIDEKGEEVENYLKKVPRIGIWGMDGLGKTTIARQMFSKHFMHFDSSCFLESISQGLKEFGLPYLRDKLLNDLLKQKIITSDFHGISGKRVFIVLDDVDNGMQLDYLCGELNDLAPNSRIIITTKNRDTLNGRVDEIYEVEKWKFKESLELFCLAAFKQKHPKVGYERLSERAVACARGVPLALKVLGSHLHSRNLEFWEFELNYLDSKGESLCEIQDMLRVSYNGLKAPEKEMFLDIAFFFKDENKDFVTSILDACGFDATSGIHILKDKALITISNDNKIQMHDLHQKLAFDIVQYKKDQRRRDPRKCSRLRDIEEVCGLLKNNKGTHNKIEGITFDLTQKVDLHIQDDTFNLITKLRFLRLHVPLGKKRLTNLYHPDQGIMPFCDKLRYLEWYGYPSKSLPQPFCAELLVEIRLPHSHVEHLWYGIQELVNLEGIDLTECKQLVELPDLSKATRLKWLFLSGCESLSEVHPSTFHNDTLVTLLLDRCKKLENLVCEKHLTSLKNIDVNGCSSLIEFSLSSDSIEGLDLSNTMVKTLHPSIGRMSNFSWLNLQGLRLQNVPKELSHLRSLTQLWISNCSVVTKSKLEEIFECHNGLESLLKTLVLKDCCNLFELPTNIDSLSFLYELRLDGSNVKMLPTNIKYLSNLTILSLNNCKMLVSLPQLPEHIKELRAENCTSLVEVSTLKTMSKHRNGDEKYISFKNGKMLESNELSLNRITEDTILVIKSVALYNVLVDKRCSEIHSYNYDSVVVCLPGSRIPSQLKYKTSDSKLTIGFSDIYYSLGFIFAVVVSPSSGMKNERGSGAKIQCKCYREDGSQVGVSSEWHNEVITNLDMDHVFVWYDPYRIGIIQYISEGNVSFEFNVTNDSEEQDCFLSVKGCGICPIYTSEFLSLLDMLHLDKDVESCMRRNIQC; from the exons ATGTTAACCTCTACcagaaaaaaatatgatgtatTCATTAGCTTTAGGGGTGAAGACACAAGGAAAAATTTCACAGGAAAGCTTCATGAAGctcttaaaaaggaaaatattgaaACATATATTGATTTATATGTTAAAGTGGGAGATGAGGTTGGACCAATGCTTATCCAAGCAATCCATGAGTCACAAATATCTGTCATTGTTTTCTCAAAAAACTTTGTAACCTCAAAGTGGTGTTTGGAGGAACTCCTTCATATACTAGAATGTAGAAAACATCATGGACAAGTAGTTTTACCTTTTTACTATGAAACCGATCCATCAAATATTGTAGGTCTTGGGAAAGGAAGTTATGAGAAAGCATTTGCAAGATATGAGAGAGAGCTCATGAACAATCAATGTGATGATCTCACGAATCCCGGAAAAGTGTCCAAGTGGAAAGCTGCTCTTGTGGAGGTTGCTGCTATATCCGCACGGGACTCTCGCCACTATAG tGATGATTCTCAATTCATTCAATGTATTGTGAAAGACGTTTTACAAACACTATCCCGGTTGTATCCTAATGAACTAAGAGATCtcattcaaattgatgaaaaaggtgaagaagttgagaatTATCTTAAAAAGGTTCCAAGAATTGGAATTTGGGGTATGGATGGATTAGGAAAAACAACCATAGCAAGACAAATGTTTTCGAAGCACTTCATGCATTTTGACAGTTCATGCTTCTTAGAAAGCATAAGCCAAGGGTTAAAAGAATTTGGACTTCCCTATCTACGTGATAAGCTTCTCAATGATCTACTAAAGCAAAAAATTATTACATCTGATTTTCATGGAATTAGTGGTAAAAGAGTTTTCattgtacttgatgatgttgataatgGTATGCAATTAGATTATTTGTGTGGAGAACTCAATGATCTTGCACCAAATAGTAGAATCATTATCACAACAAAAAATAGGGATACTCTTAATGGAAGAGTTGATGAGATATATGAGGTCGAAAAATGGAAGTTCAAAGAATCTCTAGAACTTTTTTGCTTGGCAGCCTTCAAGCAAAAGCATCCTAAAGTGGGTTATGAGCGTCTCTCTGAAAGGGCAGTTGCGTGTGCACGAGGTGTTCCCTTAGCTTTAAAAGTTTTGGGTTCGCATTTACATTCTAGAAATCTCGAATTTTGGGAATTTGAATTGAACTATTTGGATAGCAAAGGAGAATCGTTGTGCGAAATACAAGATATGTTGAGAGTGAGCTATAATGGATTAAAAGCGCCAGAGAAAGAAATGTTTCTAGACATTGCATTCTTTTtcaaagatgaaaataaagattttgttaCAAGTATACTAGATGCTTGTGGCTTTGATGCTACTAGTGGAATACATATCCTTAAAGATAAAGCTCTTATCACCATTTCAAATGACAACAAAATACAAATGCATGACTTGCACCAAAAACTGGCTTTTGATATAGTTCAATAcaaaaaagatcaaagaagAAGAGACCCACGGAAATGTAGCCGATTGAGGGACATTGAAGAAGTTTGTGGTTTACTCAAAAATAACAAG GGGACTCATAATAAAATTGAAGGTATAACATTTGATCTTACTCAAAAAGTAGACTTGCACATCCAAGATGACACATTCAACTTGATCACTAAACTAAGATTTCTTAGACTACATGTCCCATTGGGTAAGAAGAGATTGACTAACTTGTATCATCCTGATCAAGGCATAATGCCATTTTGTGATAAATTGAGATATCTTGAGTGGTATGGATACCCTTCTAAGTCTCTTCCACAACCTTTTTGTGCCGAGCTTCTTGTTGAGATTCGCTTGCCGCATAGCCATGTAGAACATCTATGGTATGGGATTCAG GAGCTTGTGAATTTAGAGGGAATTGACTTAACTGAATGCAAACAATTGGTGGAGCTCCCTGATTTATCTAAGGCAACACGACTTAAATGGTTGTTTCTATCTGGTTGTGAAAGTTTATCTGAAGTTCATCCATCAACTTTTCATAACGACACACTTGTTACTTTGCTACTAGATAGGTGCAAGAAATTGGAAAATCTTGTATGCGAGAAGCATTTAACATCTCTAAAGAATATTGATGTTAATGGCTGCTCAAGTCTCATTGAATTTTCTTTGTCCTCTGATTCAATTGAAGGATTGGATTTAAGCAACACAATGGTCAAAACATTGCACCCATCAATTGGTCGTATGAGCAATTTTTCATGGCTTAATCTACAAGGTTTAAGGCTGCAAAATGTGCCAAAAGAATTGTCTCACTTGAGATCATTAACTCAGCTTTGGATTTCCAATTGCAGTGTGGTAACAAAATCAAAGTTGGAAGAGATATTTGAGTGTCATAATGGTTTGGAATCATTATTAAAAACATTGGTCTTGAAAGATTGTTGCAACTTGTTTGAGCTTCCCACGAACATCGAttcattatcatttttgtaTGAATTAAGACTAGATGGAAGCAATGTGAAGATGTTACCTACAAACATCAAGTATCTTTCAAACCtaacaattttatccttaaacaATTGTAAAATGCTTGTTTCTTTGCCACAGCTTCCTGAACACATCAAAGAACTTCGTGCTGAAAATTGCACCTCATTGGTCGAAGTATCAACTTTGAAGACTATGTCAAAACATAGGAACGGAGATGAGAAATATATTTCATTCAAGAATGGAAAAATGTTGGAATCAAATGAACTTTCACTCAACCGCATCACGGAAGACACAATACTAGTAATAAAGAGTGTTGCATTGTACAATGTACTAGTAGATAAACGTTGTTCCGAAATTCATAGCTACAATTATGATAGTGTTGTGGTATGTTTACCAGGAAGTAGAATTCCAAGCCAGCTCAAATACAAAACATCAGATTCCAAACTAACTATTGGATTTTCGGACATATATTACTCGTTGGGATTCATTTTCGCAGTGGTTGTTTCTCCATCCAGTGGAATGAAGAATGAGCGTGGCAGCGGTGCTAAAATTCAATGCAAATGTTATAGGGAAGATGGCAGTCAGGTGGGAGTTTCTTCCGAGTGGCATAATGAAGTTATAACAAATTTGGATATGGATCATGTTTTTGTATGGTATGATCCATACCGTATTGGGATCATACAATACATCAGTGAAGGAAATGTTTCTTTTGAATTCAATGTTACAAATGATAGTGAGGAACAAGATTGTTTTCTCAGTGTGAAAGGGTGTGGAATATGCCCAATATATACCTCAGAATTTTTGAGTCTTTTAGACATGTTGCATTTAGACAAGGATGTAGAATCATGTATGCGTAGGAATATTCAGTGTTGA
- the LOC11419905 gene encoding nucleolar GTP-binding protein 1, translating to MVQYNFKKITVVPNGKDFVDIILSRTQRQTPTVVHKGYAISRLRQFYMRKVKYTQTNFHEKLSTIIDEFPRLGDIHPFYGDLLHVLYNKDHYKLALGQINTARNLIGKIAKDYVKLLKYGDSLYRCKCLKVAALGRMCTVLKRIGPSLAYLEQVRQHMARLPSIDPNTRTILICGYPNVGKSSFINKITRADVEVQPYAFTTKSLFVGHTDYKYLRYQVIDTPGILDRPFEDRNIIEMCSITALAHLRAAILFFLDISGSCGYTIAQQAALFQSIKSLFLNKPLIVVCNKTDLQPLDGLSEEDMKLVNEMKAEALKTSIGHGGEGTDADVLLTMSALTEEGVIAVKNAACERLLNQRVEIKMKSKKINDCLNRFHVAVPKPRDQKERPLCIPQAVLEAKAKQAAAEEKRKTEKDLEEENGGAGVYSMNLRKHYILADDEWKEDNLPEILDGHNVYDFIDPDILHRVEELEREEGLRQAEADDDDFEIDGTELTPEQQEALAEIRRKKSILIQQHRIKKSTAESRPTVSRKFDKDRQFTTERMGRQLSSLGLDPSMAINRMRSRSASRKGRKRERSPEGRNDGMDIDDDTPSKKQRLSRSLSRSRSVSRPPHEVVPGEGLRDSAQKIKAIKLAKGSSKKRNKNAKRGEADRVIVNLKPKHLYSGKRSKGKTDRR from the coding sequence atggtGCAATACAATTTCAAGAAGATTACTGTCGTACCAAATGGAAAAGATTTCGTTGACATCATTCTCTCACGTACCCAACGTCAAACACCAACCGTTGTGCACAAAGGTTATGCAATTTCACGTCTCCGACAATTCTACATGCGAAAAGTCAAGTACACCCAGACTAATTTTCATGAAAAGCTTTCAACCATAATCGATGAGTTTCCTCGTCTTGGGGACATTCATCCTTTTTATGGTGATCTGCTTCATGTGCTCTATAACAAGGATCATTACAAGCTTGCACTTGGTCAGATTAATACTGCTAGGAATCTTATTGGTAAGATTGCTAAAGATTATGTTAAGTTGCTTAAGTACGGTGATTCGTTGTATCGGTGTAAGTGCTTGAAGGTTGCTGCTCTTGGGAGGATGTGTACTGTGCTTAAGAGGATTGGGCCGAGTTTGGCGTATTTGGAACAGGTTAGGCAGCATATGGCTAGGCTTCCTTCAATTGATCCAAATACCAGGACTATTTTGATTTGTGGGTATCCCAATGTGGGGAAGAGTTCTTTTATCAACAAGATTACTAGGGCTGATGTTGAAGTTCAGCCGTATGCGTTTACTACTAAGTCGCTGTTTGTGGGTCATACGGATTATAAGTATTTGAGATATCAAGTGATTGATACGCCTGGGATTTTGGATAGGCCGTTTGAGGATCGGAATATTATTGAGATGTGCAGTATTACTGCTCTTGCGCATTTGAGAGCGGCAATATTGTTCTTCTTGGATATATCAGGGTCTTGTGGGTATACTATTGCTCAGCAGGCCGCATTGTTTCAGAGTATTAAGTCTTTGTTCTTGAACAAGCCTTTGATTGTTGTGTGCAACAAGACTGATTTGCAGCCGTTGGATGGGTTATCTGAGGAGGATATGAAGTTGGTCAATGAGATGAAAGCTGAAGCGTTGAAGACTTCCATTGGTCATGGAGGTGAGGGGACGGATGCTGATGTCTTGCTGACCATGAGTGCGTTGACTGAAGAAGGTGTGATTGCGGTGAAAAATGCTGCCTGTGAGAGATTGCTGAACCAGAGGGTTGAGATTAAGATGAAGTCTAAGAAAATCAACGACTGTCTGAACAGGTTTCATGTTGCAGTTCCGAAACCACGTGACCAGAAGGAAAGGCCTCTGTGTATTCCCCAGGCAGTTTTGGAAGCTAAAGCTAAGCAAGCAGCTGCTGAGGAAAAGAGAAAAACTGAGAAGGATCTGGAGGAAGAAAATGGAGGTGCTGGTGTATACTCCATGAATTTGAGAAAGCATTATATTCTGGCTGATGATGAATGGAAAGAAGATAATCTGCCAGAAATTTTGGATGGTCACAATGTGTATGATTTCATTGACCCTGACATTCTACATAGGGTGGAAGAGTTGGAAAGAGAGGAAGGGTTAAGGCAggcagaagctgatgatgatgattttgagatAGATGGAACTGAATTGACACCGGAACAGCAAGAGGCTTTAGCTGAGATTAGGAGGAAGAAAAGTATTCTAATCCAACAACATCGGATTAAAAAGAGCACTGCTGAGAGCCGACCAACCGTTTCAAGGAAATTCGACAAGGACAGGCAGTTCACAACAGAGAGAATGGGAAGGCAGCTGTCTTCTCTTGGGCTTGATCCTTCTATGGCTATTAACAGAATGCGTAGCAGATCTGCATCTAGGAAAGGACGGAAGAGGGAGAGATCACCAGAAGGAAGAAATGATGGGATGGATATTGATGACGACACACCTAGCAAGAAACAGCGTCTCAGTAGATCACTGTCTCGTTCCAGGTCGGTCTCTCGACCACCACATGAAGTTGTTCCTGGAGAAGGCCTTAGGGATTCTGCTCAAAAGATCAAAGCAATTAAACTTGCGAAGGGATCTTCCAAGAAGAGAAACAAGAATGCCAAGCGTGGAGAAGCTGATAGAGTCATCGTTAACCTTAAACCAAAGCACTTGTATTCTGGAAAGCGCTCCAAAGGAAAGACAGACAGGCGCTAA